TCAAAAATTCTCCCCCCTCACCACGACAGCTCCGACGGCGAAACCTTCTTTGCATTCCGCCGATCCTCGACCACTTCGCCGCTCCGCAACGTAATAACCCGATCAGCCATGCCGGAGATCGAGACGTTGTGCGTGATGACCAGCGTCGTGGTGCCAAGTTCGCGGTTGACTTTTTCGATCACTTCGAGCACCAGCTTGCCGGTGCTGTAGTCGAGCGCTCCGGTGGGTTCGTCGCAGAGCAGCAGCTCCGGGCGTTTGGCAACCGCGCGGGCGATGGCGACGCGCTGCTGCTCGCCGCCGGAGAGCTGGGAGGGGAAATGGTTCATCCGGTCGCCAAGACCGACCAGTTCGAGCGCCTCGGCGGCAGGCATCGGATTCTCGACCAGCTCGGTGACGAGCTGCACGTTTTCGAGCGCCGAGAGGCTGGAAATAAGATTGTAGAACTGGAACACGAAGCCAATGGAGCGGCGGCGGTATTCGGTCAACCCGGCCTCGCCAGCAGCGTTGATGTTCAGCCCCTTGAACGATACCGTGCCTGAATCGGGCACATCGAGGCCGCCGACGATGTTGAGCAACGTCGATTTGCCGCTGCCCGACGCGCCGAGCAGCACCACGAGCTGGCCCGCGCCGAAATCGAGCGAAATGTCGTGCAAAGCCTTGACCGTCACCTCGCCCATGAGATAACTTTTCGACACCCTGTCGATCATGAGAACCGGCGGCACTCCACCAAGCGCCATCATGGCCGCTCCCTGTCGGAAAAAGCTGAACGTCTCACGAAAAAGCACTGCGCGATTTTGATGAGCACCGGCATACGTTATCAGAAATTATCAGAAAATGTTCAGAGAGTCTGTATCATCAAGTTAAACATTTCCTTCCGCGAAACGCCGCGCCAAACGCACCGATGGATTGCGGGCTGATATTTGTATTTTCCGCTTTCTTCGCCATCCGACCATGTCGATTATGATACCCACGTTCTCGCTGGAAGCCATCGTCATCTTTGCAGCCGGACTTGCGACCGGTGTTTTCGCTACGTTATTCCTGCGCAAAAAAACGCCGAAAGTCAGCCGAGGCGCGGTCGTCATTGACGCTTCGAAGGTCGCCGGGCGCGGTGCATTCGCGCACAAGCCGATCAAGAAGGACGACATTGTCGAACGCTGTCCGGCGCTCGAAGTGACCGACAAGGATATCGGCGGCGAACTGCTCAACTACGTCTTTTACGGCAGCGCCGAAAACAAGCGACTGGTGGCGATGGGCTACGGAATGCTCTTCAACCAC
This genomic window from Chlorobaculum limnaeum contains:
- a CDS encoding ABC transporter ATP-binding protein; translated protein: MALGGVPPVLMIDRVSKSYLMGEVTVKALHDISLDFGAGQLVVLLGASGSGKSTLLNIVGGLDVPDSGTVSFKGLNINAAGEAGLTEYRRRSIGFVFQFYNLISSLSALENVQLVTELVENPMPAAEALELVGLGDRMNHFPSQLSGGEQQRVAIARAVAKRPELLLCDEPTGALDYSTGKLVLEVIEKVNRELGTTTLVITHNVSISGMADRVITLRSGEVVEDRRNAKKVSPSELSW
- a CDS encoding SET domain-containing protein, translating into MIPTFSLEAIVIFAAGLATGVFATLFLRKKTPKVSRGAVVIDASKVAGRGAFAHKPIKKDDIVERCPALEVTDKDIGGELLNYVFYGSAENKRLVAMGYGMLFNHSPQPNVAYYREDGPTGAELIIYALRDIRKGEEMYYNYGDDWWSTRGETCE